A DNA window from Acinetobacter sp. 10FS3-1 contains the following coding sequences:
- the ftn gene encoding heteropolymeric bacterioferritin subunit Ftn — MRGNPEVVDYLNMLIGGELAARDQYLIHSRMYEDWGLSKIFERIDHEMQEEAQHADAIIRRVLFLEGKPNMMRDDIEVGEDVVSCLKADLKLEYHVREKLAQGIKLCEEKGDYITRDLLRQQMSDTEEDHTYWLEKQLRLIELIGLQNYIQSQM, encoded by the coding sequence ATGCGTGGTAATCCAGAAGTCGTAGACTATTTGAATATGCTGATTGGCGGCGAGCTGGCTGCCCGTGACCAATATCTGATTCACTCTCGTATGTATGAAGATTGGGGCTTGAGCAAGATCTTCGAACGAATTGATCATGAAATGCAGGAAGAAGCCCAACATGCGGATGCAATTATCCGTCGTGTCCTGTTTCTGGAAGGCAAGCCAAACATGATGCGTGATGATATTGAAGTCGGTGAAGATGTGGTCAGTTGCTTGAAAGCCGATTTAAAACTTGAGTATCATGTGCGTGAAAAGCTGGCTCAGGGAATCAAGCTGTGCGAGGAAAAAGGGGATTATATCACCCGTGATCTGCTACGCCAGCAAATGTCTGATACCGAAGAAGATCATACGTACTGGCTGGAAAAACAGCTGAGGTTGATTGAGTTGATTGGTCTGCAAAATTATATCCAGTCACAGATGTAA
- a CDS encoding ABC transporter substrate-binding protein, with amino-acid sequence MLKEKFLTPFLQLTRCLIVSCLFATAAVPVGAANPADPNKILRDVFSVAETGFDPAATHDVYSGRVNAAIFENLFSYDYLASPVKLVPNTAVALPQVSADGLTYTIQIKKGIYFADDPVFKGKKRELTAADYAYSLKRLIDPTLHSPNSWLLEGRIKGTEALLAQAKKTGKFDYDRPFEGIQTPDRYTLILKLIKPDQNFAMLLAHQPAAAVAREVIEKYRNKAGFVMDHPVGTGPYLLSHWTPASRIILTANPNYRGFVWNFKASHHADQPIIKAMQGKKMPQIGTIDIRVIEEAQSRWLAFSKNELDISEIEGDLVVQALENGVLKPNLKKQGIQLSRISDPLIGYQYWNMRHPVVGGLAKEKIALRRAMAMAFSTEKMINILYKGDATQLQMPIPPGMVGYSPQYKSSIPYSVKAANLLLDRYQYQVGTDGWRRQPNGKPLEIELIVGNTSRGQQQAEFWKKALDSIQIKMVSKAMPFAEALKLEKQCKTMFKGSAWIADYPDADNFMQLFYGKNIHMTNNSCFRHPEFDRLYEQTQSMNPSPERDALYRKMSRILEVNMPVLMLYSSYRNVLTQARVIGYKNHPILSAEWMYLDVDSKK; translated from the coding sequence ATGCTAAAAGAAAAATTTTTAACTCCATTTTTACAGCTGACTCGCTGTCTGATCGTAAGCTGTCTGTTTGCAACTGCTGCAGTACCGGTCGGGGCTGCCAATCCAGCCGATCCAAATAAAATCCTGCGTGATGTTTTTTCGGTGGCTGAAACCGGCTTTGATCCGGCTGCGACTCATGATGTCTATTCTGGCCGGGTCAACGCTGCCATTTTTGAAAATCTATTTAGTTATGATTATCTGGCGTCCCCAGTCAAACTGGTACCGAATACGGCAGTCGCTTTACCACAGGTCAGCGCGGATGGTCTGACTTATACTATTCAAATCAAGAAGGGAATTTATTTTGCAGATGATCCGGTATTTAAAGGCAAGAAGCGTGAACTGACGGCTGCTGACTATGCCTATTCACTGAAACGGCTGATAGACCCAACCTTACATTCTCCAAACAGCTGGTTGCTGGAGGGCCGAATCAAGGGGACAGAAGCCTTACTGGCACAAGCTAAAAAAACCGGCAAGTTTGATTATGATCGGCCCTTTGAAGGCATCCAGACGCCGGATCGCTATACCCTGATTTTAAAGCTGATTAAACCGGATCAGAACTTTGCAATGCTGCTTGCCCATCAGCCGGCAGCGGCGGTCGCCAGAGAGGTCATTGAAAAATATCGTAATAAGGCCGGCTTTGTGATGGATCATCCGGTGGGTACCGGGCCCTATCTGCTGAGTCACTGGACACCAGCTTCACGGATCATCTTAACTGCCAATCCGAACTATCGTGGCTTTGTCTGGAACTTTAAGGCCAGTCATCATGCAGATCAGCCTATTATCAAGGCCATGCAAGGAAAGAAAATGCCGCAGATTGGTACCATTGATATTCGGGTGATTGAAGAAGCTCAGTCCCGCTGGCTGGCTTTTAGTAAAAATGAGCTGGATATCAGTGAAATTGAGGGTGATCTGGTGGTACAGGCATTAGAAAATGGTGTACTCAAACCGAATTTAAAAAAGCAAGGCATACAGCTTTCTCGCATTAGCGATCCTTTAATTGGCTATCAGTACTGGAATATGCGGCATCCGGTCGTGGGCGGATTGGCAAAGGAAAAAATAGCCTTACGTCGGGCAATGGCAATGGCATTTTCAACTGAGAAGATGATCAATATTCTGTATAAAGGTGATGCCACTCAGCTACAAATGCCGATTCCTCCCGGGATGGTCGGTTATTCTCCACAGTACAAGAGCAGTATTCCCTACTCAGTCAAGGCGGCCAATCTGCTGCTGGACCGCTATCAATATCAGGTCGGGACCGATGGCTGGCGGCGTCAGCCGAATGGCAAGCCGCTGGAAATTGAGCTGATTGTGGGAAATACCAGCCGTGGTCAACAGCAGGCTGAATTCTGGAAAAAGGCACTCGACAGCATCCAGATCAAGATGGTGAGTAAAGCCATGCCATTTGCTGAAGCCCTCAAGCTGGAAAAGCAGTGCAAGACCATGTTTAAAGGCTCGGCCTGGATTGCGGACTATCCGGATGCTGATAACTTTATGCAGCTGTTTTACGGTAAAAATATCCACATGACCAATAACTCCTGTTTCAGGCATCCCGAATTTGACCGGCTCTATGAGCAGACCCAGAGCATGAATCCGAGTCCTGAACGTGATGCCCTGTATCGCAAGATGTCACGCATTCTGGAGGTTAATATGCCGGTTCTCATGCTGTACAGCAGCTACCGTAATGTACTCACTCAAGCGCGGGTGATCGGCTATAAGAATCATCCGATTTTGTCAGCAGAATGGATGTATCTCGATGTCGATTCTAAAAAATAA
- a CDS encoding IS982 family transposase, with amino-acid sequence MFNSTELFCVIDDFFLKFEATYWKFLKQSHHCLRIRKAQLSISEIIFIAIWYKYSHFNNFKAFFTWLKEDKSHLFKYLPCYQRMIHLINMHQLALHALHVALMKDQATQYLWIDSTTLPVCKNQRIQRHKSLVQIASRGRSSMGWFYGCKLHIAMNQFGEIACSALSNGHVADIKMVEQLAEGLQAQLYADRGYISQQLKSRLKEQGIDLITYHRKNMKSIKLSASDEYHLKQRNKIETLFSLLKGQYNLVTSRARSVCGFLGGIYASLCAYQLSHRNKPTIRVIEWLA; translated from the coding sequence ATGTTCAATAGTACCGAATTATTCTGTGTAATTGATGATTTCTTTCTTAAATTTGAAGCAACCTACTGGAAATTCCTCAAGCAAAGCCATCACTGCTTAAGAATCCGAAAAGCGCAGCTGAGTATCTCTGAAATCATCTTTATCGCCATTTGGTATAAGTATTCTCACTTCAATAATTTCAAAGCCTTTTTCACCTGGTTAAAAGAAGATAAAAGCCATTTATTTAAGTACTTGCCTTGCTATCAAAGGATGATTCATCTGATCAATATGCACCAATTGGCCCTACACGCTTTACATGTGGCGCTGATGAAAGACCAAGCTACACAATATTTATGGATTGATTCAACAACTCTGCCAGTTTGTAAAAATCAACGTATTCAGCGTCATAAATCATTAGTCCAAATTGCATCACGTGGTAGAAGCTCAATGGGCTGGTTTTATGGCTGTAAATTACATATTGCGATGAATCAATTTGGTGAAATTGCCTGTTCTGCTTTATCAAATGGACATGTTGCTGACATTAAAATGGTTGAACAATTAGCTGAAGGTTTACAGGCGCAACTCTATGCCGACCGTGGCTACATCAGTCAACAATTAAAAAGCAGATTAAAAGAACAAGGTATTGATTTAATTACCTATCACCGAAAGAACATGAAGTCTATTAAATTATCTGCATCAGATGAATATCACTTAAAGCAGCGCAATAAAATAGAAACGTTATTCAGCTTATTGAAAGGACAATACAATTTAGTGACGAGTAGAGCACGTAGTGTTTGTGGATTTCTAGGAGGGATTTATGCTTCATTGTGCGCATATCAATTGAGCCACCGAAATAAGCCAACCATTCGAGTAATCGAATGGTTGGCTTAA
- a CDS encoding ABC transporter permease codes for MLAYIIRRIWQMIPTMLGVILLIFFLFNWVGGDPAYILAGKMANLEQIENIRQQLGVEQPYYVQLWIFIQQIVSFDYGLSWSTGEPVSQIIITRLGPSLTILIPLTILQTLIAIILALAVAAVRGSLTDRMIMMLCTIGMSISILVYIIVFQYVLAYQLSWFPVQGWSDSLTNNLFQYAMLPILIMLVVSIAPMLRLYRSFVLDEVNQDYVRTARAKGLRESRILGVHVLRNASIPIITDVMSSLPALLIGAFLIERFFGIPGIGREVIIAVERSDFPVIKAITVYVAVATMLFNLIADVIYKWIDPRIQLK; via the coding sequence ATGCTGGCATATATAATTCGCAGGATTTGGCAAATGATTCCCACCATGCTGGGTGTGATCTTGCTGATTTTCTTTTTGTTTAATTGGGTGGGAGGAGACCCGGCGTATATTCTGGCAGGGAAAATGGCCAATCTGGAACAGATTGAAAATATCCGGCAGCAGCTGGGAGTTGAACAGCCCTATTATGTCCAGCTCTGGATATTTATCCAGCAGATCGTCAGCTTTGATTATGGCCTGAGCTGGAGTACCGGAGAACCCGTCTCGCAGATTATCATCACCCGTTTGGGACCTTCACTGACCATTTTAATTCCCTTAACCATTTTACAAACTTTAATTGCCATTATTCTGGCGCTGGCTGTAGCTGCTGTACGAGGCTCGCTGACTGACCGCATGATCATGATGCTCTGCACCATTGGTATGTCGATCAGCATTCTGGTGTATATCATCGTTTTTCAGTATGTACTGGCCTATCAGCTGAGCTGGTTCCCGGTTCAGGGCTGGAGCGACAGTCTGACTAATAACCTGTTTCAATATGCCATGCTGCCGATTCTGATTATGCTGGTGGTCAGTATTGCACCGATGCTGCGCTTATACCGCAGCTTTGTACTGGATGAAGTCAATCAGGACTATGTGCGTACCGCACGGGCAAAGGGCTTGCGGGAAAGCCGGATTCTGGGCGTACATGTACTGCGTAATGCTTCAATTCCCATTATTACGGATGTCATGTCGAGCTTGCCGGCCCTGCTGATCGGTGCTTTTTTGATTGAACGCTTCTTTGGCATTCCTGGCATTGGACGTGAAGTGATTATTGCGGTAGAGCGCTCTGATTTTCCGGTTATTAAAGCCATTACCGTATATGTGGCAGTCGCGACCATGCTGTTCAACCTGATCGCGGATGTCATCTATAAATGGATTGATCCGCGTATACAGTTGAAGTAG
- a CDS encoding ABC transporter permease, translated as MLSAILKRTQAHQTAASASSGLWQLAWRRLKRDRIAMLSLWIVGFYFLLLILSLSGMLAKDWDQEVAVSYAPPTFMKSTPAVEVSFPEESQLRAASGKPVEPLQNNGTALNLQVATVQGAGQIIEDYGVVDPLAEDMLAIEQELGGQLIDQRNELKQSLIFGADKWGQDILLKTIKGAETSILVGLIAAVMSVAIGTLLGAVAGYFGGWVDDALNWFYNIFTSIPYLLLILAIAAVLQQKGILAIILILGLTGWTGVFRLVRAEYMKHTSREYVLAAKAIGVSHMRRMFVHIFPNVSHIALVQMSILVVAFIKSEVILSFLGFGVPTGVVSWGSMLNEAQSELILGKWWQLAAASIAMAVLVTAFSMFSDALRDALDPKLK; from the coding sequence ATGCTGAGTGCCATTTTAAAACGAACGCAGGCTCACCAGACAGCTGCATCTGCCTCAAGCGGATTATGGCAACTGGCCTGGCGCCGTCTAAAGCGTGACCGTATTGCCATGTTGTCGTTGTGGATTGTTGGATTCTATTTTCTGCTGCTGATCTTATCTCTCAGTGGCATGCTTGCCAAAGACTGGGATCAGGAAGTGGCGGTGAGCTATGCACCTCCCACTTTTATGAAGAGTACCCCGGCAGTCGAGGTTTCATTTCCTGAAGAAAGCCAGCTCAGAGCGGCATCAGGAAAACCAGTCGAGCCTTTACAAAATAACGGCACGGCATTAAATCTGCAAGTTGCTACTGTGCAGGGAGCAGGTCAGATCATAGAGGATTATGGGGTGGTCGATCCTTTGGCTGAAGATATGCTGGCCATCGAACAGGAACTGGGAGGCCAGTTAATAGATCAGCGCAATGAGCTGAAACAGAGCCTGATTTTTGGTGCGGATAAATGGGGACAGGATATACTGCTGAAAACCATTAAAGGTGCAGAAACTTCGATTCTGGTGGGACTGATTGCCGCAGTAATGTCGGTGGCTATCGGCACGTTATTGGGCGCAGTCGCAGGGTATTTCGGTGGCTGGGTCGATGATGCACTGAACTGGTTTTATAATATTTTTACCTCAATTCCTTATCTGTTACTGATACTGGCCATTGCGGCGGTATTGCAGCAAAAAGGTATTCTAGCCATTATCCTGATTTTAGGACTGACGGGCTGGACCGGGGTGTTTCGTCTGGTACGGGCTGAGTATATGAAGCACACTTCACGTGAATATGTACTGGCTGCCAAGGCTATAGGGGTCAGCCATATGCGCCGTATGTTTGTGCATATTTTTCCCAATGTAAGTCATATTGCGCTGGTACAGATGTCCATTCTGGTGGTGGCCTTTATCAAGTCTGAAGTGATTTTAAGCTTCTTGGGCTTTGGCGTGCCGACAGGTGTGGTGTCGTGGGGTAGCATGCTGAATGAAGCACAAAGTGAGCTGATTTTAGGAAAATGGTGGCAACTGGCAGCCGCCTCCATTGCCATGGCGGTGTTGGTGACGGCATTTTCGATGTTTAGCGATGCACTGCGTGATGCATTAGATCCCAAACTGAAATAG
- a CDS encoding ABC transporter ATP-binding protein codes for MSDQNFHPVPVLLRVENLRVSFKDEHQQYIETVKSISFEIPANTTVALVGESGSGKSVTALATMGLLAPENSQISPDSRIIFEGQDLLTLPVCKMRQMCGRDIAMIFQEPMSSLNPVFTVGMQIAEVLRLHLGMNKKQARQRTLELLQEVGIPSPEARIDAYPGQLSGGQQQRVMIAMAIACEPKLLIADEPTTALDVTIQKQILDLLESLRQRRQMSILLISHDLALVAEIADQVIVMRDGEIREQGAAKSVLEHPKDMYTKALLHCRPQLSHRPQRLPVISDFIQQKGEQWLENVPPNPEKLTERSRGLKGNEEIILDVRDLNKSFYSPKGLFRKEEFQAVKGVSFQLAKGKTLGLVGESGSGKTTIGLLLMRLHQATGGQALFQGQDILSMSEKEFKPYQRKIQIVFQNPYASLNPRFSVGQILMEPMQIHNIGANDAERKQMALDLLERVSLPAQAFYRYPHEFSGGQRQRIAIARCLTLKPEILICDESVSALDVSVQAQVLNLLQDLQDEFGLSYIFISHDLSVVKYISDQIMVMNHGELVEIANSDELYQSPQHEYTKRLLSAIPQGIPQ; via the coding sequence ATGTCTGATCAGAACTTTCATCCAGTCCCTGTATTGCTCCGTGTAGAAAATCTGCGCGTCAGTTTTAAAGATGAACATCAACAATATATTGAAACGGTCAAAAGTATTTCGTTCGAGATCCCCGCCAATACCACCGTAGCCTTGGTCGGAGAGTCGGGAAGTGGAAAATCTGTGACTGCGCTGGCCACCATGGGACTATTGGCCCCTGAAAATAGCCAGATTTCTCCAGACAGTAGAATTATATTTGAAGGACAGGATCTGCTTACACTACCTGTCTGTAAAATGCGCCAGATGTGTGGCAGAGATATCGCCATGATTTTTCAGGAACCCATGTCTTCGCTCAACCCGGTCTTTACGGTTGGTATGCAGATTGCAGAAGTATTAAGACTGCATTTGGGCATGAATAAAAAACAGGCCCGTCAGAGAACTTTGGAGCTGTTGCAGGAAGTGGGTATTCCTTCACCGGAAGCCCGGATTGATGCTTATCCGGGCCAACTATCTGGCGGACAGCAGCAAAGGGTGATGATTGCCATGGCGATTGCCTGCGAACCTAAACTCCTGATTGCCGATGAACCGACCACAGCGCTGGATGTGACCATTCAAAAGCAGATTCTAGACTTGCTTGAATCCTTGCGTCAGCGCAGGCAAATGTCAATTTTGCTGATTAGTCATGACTTGGCCTTGGTCGCTGAAATTGCAGATCAGGTCATTGTAATGCGTGATGGAGAAATCCGTGAACAGGGAGCAGCCAAATCCGTACTTGAGCATCCAAAAGACATGTATACCAAAGCACTTTTACATTGTCGGCCTCAGCTCTCTCATCGGCCACAGCGTCTGCCGGTAATCAGTGACTTTATCCAGCAAAAAGGAGAGCAATGGCTTGAAAATGTGCCCCCAAATCCTGAAAAGCTGACAGAACGTAGCCGAGGCTTAAAGGGCAATGAAGAAATTATTCTGGATGTGCGCGATCTGAATAAATCATTTTATAGCCCCAAAGGCCTATTTCGAAAAGAAGAATTTCAGGCGGTGAAGGGGGTGTCATTTCAGCTGGCCAAAGGTAAAACCTTGGGTCTGGTTGGTGAGTCAGGTTCTGGAAAAACCACCATTGGGCTGTTGCTGATGCGTTTACACCAAGCTACAGGCGGTCAGGCCCTGTTTCAGGGACAAGATATTCTGTCCATGTCAGAAAAGGAATTTAAGCCATACCAGCGCAAGATTCAGATTGTTTTCCAGAATCCTTATGCCTCACTCAATCCACGCTTTAGCGTAGGCCAGATTCTGATGGAGCCGATGCAGATTCATAATATTGGTGCGAATGATGCAGAACGCAAACAAATGGCCTTAGATCTGCTGGAGCGGGTCAGCTTGCCTGCACAGGCTTTTTATCGTTATCCGCATGAGTTTTCCGGTGGTCAGCGCCAGCGGATTGCGATTGCACGTTGTCTGACTTTAAAACCCGAGATTTTAATCTGTGATGAATCGGTCTCGGCGCTGGATGTATCAGTACAGGCGCAGGTGCTGAATTTACTGCAAGATTTACAGGATGAATTTGGCCTCAGCTATATCTTTATTTCGCATGATTTGTCGGTAGTGAAATATATTTCTGATCAGATCATGGTGATGAATCATGGGGAATTGGTGGAAATTGCCAATTCAGATGAGCTGTACCAGTCGCCGCAGCATGAATATACCAAGCGTTTACTCAGCGCCATTCCGCAAGGGATTCCACAATAA
- the rluB gene encoding 23S rRNA pseudouridine(2605) synthase RluB — translation MSEKLQKVLARVGLGSRRYMEEVIAAGRVSVNGQIAQVGERIEPGDELRIDGRKVHFQIEDEIRRRVLIYYKPEGEICSRNDPESRPTVFDNLPALANDRWVMVGRLDINSTGLLLFTNDGELANRLMHPSNEIEREYAVRVMGEVTPQLKNNMLKGVVLDDGPAKFESFSELGGDGINRWYQVVVKEGRNREVRRIFESQGLKVSRLLRTRYGTVILPRELRTGRWMELDKQDIDNLTKAVELKPRQGTGLYGMAKRRNERMQEKPLAARRGGYLRQQRRDTDDQPQNTHGREDSGFVRRENQNGTQFARRDNRHEQGFGRREERDENAPRRPYGINKGFKKF, via the coding sequence ATGAGTGAAAAATTGCAAAAGGTACTTGCACGTGTTGGTCTGGGTTCTCGCCGTTATATGGAAGAAGTCATTGCCGCTGGACGTGTAAGTGTAAATGGGCAAATTGCCCAAGTGGGAGAACGTATTGAACCAGGTGATGAGCTTCGCATTGATGGTCGTAAAGTTCATTTCCAGATTGAAGATGAAATTCGTCGTCGTGTACTGATTTATTATAAGCCTGAAGGCGAAATCTGTTCGCGCAATGATCCTGAAAGCCGTCCAACGGTATTTGATAACCTGCCTGCTCTGGCAAATGATCGCTGGGTAATGGTCGGCCGTCTGGATATTAACTCGACCGGGTTATTACTGTTCACCAATGATGGCGAACTGGCGAATCGCTTGATGCACCCTTCAAATGAAATTGAACGTGAATATGCCGTTCGTGTCATGGGTGAAGTAACTCCACAATTGAAAAACAACATGCTAAAAGGTGTGGTACTGGATGATGGTCCGGCCAAGTTCGAGTCTTTCTCTGAGCTGGGTGGCGATGGTATCAACCGCTGGTATCAAGTGGTGGTAAAAGAAGGTCGTAACCGTGAGGTGCGCCGTATTTTTGAATCACAAGGTCTGAAAGTCAGCCGTCTGTTACGTACACGTTATGGAACGGTAATTCTGCCACGTGAGCTGCGTACAGGTCGCTGGATGGAACTGGATAAACAGGATATTGATAACCTGACCAAAGCAGTTGAGCTCAAGCCGCGCCAAGGTACGGGTCTATACGGTATGGCAAAACGCCGCAATGAACGTATGCAGGAAAAACCACTGGCAGCACGCCGTGGGGGGTATTTGCGTCAGCAACGTCGTGATACCGATGATCAGCCACAAAATACTCATGGCCGTGAAGACAGTGGTTTTGTACGTCGTGAAAACCAGAACGGTACCCAGTTCGCACGTCGTGACAATCGTCATGAACAGGGTTTTGGTCGTCGTGAAGAGCGTGATGAAAATGCACCGCGTCGTCCTTATGGCATCAACAAAGGCTTTAAAAAGTTTTAA
- the scpB gene encoding SMC-Scp complex subunit ScpB: MTLDPASPLSAEDNRHEVLMQLEAIIFASDSAVSLARLKEAFHDRYSKQELRQYLQQLSMLFHGRSIELIETAQGYRFQVRAKYRKIIAQTWPERPTRLSPALLEILAVIAYHQPVTRADIEQIRGVTNNSQILRTLFDWNWIKESGFRELPGRPALLVTTPQFLNAFGLISLGQLPPLQNAKEAFMMLDTNGLTS, translated from the coding sequence ATGACCCTCGATCCAGCCAGTCCTTTATCTGCCGAAGATAACCGGCATGAAGTGTTAATGCAGCTTGAAGCGATTATATTCGCCAGTGATTCAGCCGTGTCATTGGCACGCCTCAAGGAAGCGTTTCATGACCGTTATAGCAAGCAGGAATTGCGCCAGTATTTACAACAGCTCTCGATGCTATTCCATGGCCGGTCCATTGAACTGATTGAAACGGCACAAGGTTACCGTTTTCAAGTCCGTGCAAAATATCGTAAAATTATTGCACAGACCTGGCCTGAGCGACCAACACGTCTCTCGCCTGCCTTACTGGAAATACTTGCAGTCATTGCGTATCACCAGCCGGTCACACGAGCCGATATTGAACAGATTCGTGGAGTCACCAATAACAGCCAGATTTTGCGTACGCTGTTTGACTGGAACTGGATTAAGGAATCCGGGTTTCGTGAACTCCCGGGAAGACCTGCGTTGTTAGTCACAACGCCACAATTTTTGAACGCTTTTGGCTTAATCAGTTTAGGCCAATTGCCTCCCTTACAGAATGCCAAGGAAGCTTTTATGATGCTCGATACAAATGGATTGACATCATAA
- a CDS encoding segregation and condensation protein A, translating to MNQMTSSVVESALQIRVLDEWQDQIPEDLYIPPAAFEILLEHFEGPLDFLIYLIQRNGFDLLQVDIAPIASQYLSYMHAMKSLNIELTADYMVMAALLADLKSRLLLPKPKTTSTVEQDPRQELIDRLENYLRIKQAAEHLGQMSVLERDTFATNVSLGEFIQPNEGHNIDLLRDALLCVFNRPEPVIHQVQQEPVLLEERIAYIESCIESGEVLLFDALLKPSQGRMGMVVTFMAVLELTRQQKIQIIATGVEAPLAIQGARS from the coding sequence ATGAATCAAATGACCTCTAGTGTGGTGGAATCAGCTCTGCAAATCCGTGTATTGGATGAGTGGCAAGATCAGATTCCAGAGGACCTCTATATCCCGCCTGCCGCATTTGAAATTCTGTTAGAACATTTTGAAGGCCCACTTGACTTCTTAATTTACCTGATTCAGCGCAACGGTTTTGATTTATTACAGGTCGATATTGCACCGATTGCGTCACAGTATTTATCTTATATGCATGCCATGAAGTCCCTGAATATTGAGCTGACAGCTGATTATATGGTGATGGCCGCATTATTGGCGGATCTTAAATCGCGCTTACTGCTTCCCAAGCCTAAAACAACTTCAACTGTCGAGCAAGATCCAAGGCAGGAACTAATTGACCGTCTGGAAAATTATCTACGGATTAAACAGGCAGCAGAGCATCTGGGGCAGATGAGTGTTCTGGAACGTGACACTTTTGCTACCAATGTCAGCCTGGGTGAGTTTATCCAGCCCAATGAAGGCCACAATATTGACCTGCTCCGGGATGCGCTGCTGTGCGTTTTTAATCGTCCTGAACCAGTCATTCATCAGGTTCAGCAAGAACCGGTGTTACTCGAAGAGCGGATTGCTTATATTGAAAGTTGTATTGAATCGGGTGAAGTGCTGTTATTTGATGCACTATTAAAACCGAGTCAGGGCCGTATGGGCATGGTCGTGACTTTTATGGCCGTACTGGAGCTGACTCGCCAACAAAAAATCCAGATTATTGCTACAGGCGTAGAAGCCCCGCTCGCAATTCAAGGAGCTCGCTCATGA
- a CDS encoding L-threonylcarbamoyladenylate synthase, with product MLHLRVHPDNPQPRLISQAVERIRAGDVIVYPTDAAYAIGCQIGNKNAMERIAQIRGLGPKHQYAILCCDLSDIATYAKVDNAMYRLLKNNTPAVTTFILPATSEVPRRLMHPKKKTIGLRIPSNQVCQMLLKELGEPLLTSTLILPGQDDPLDDPFDIETQLGKRIDVFVDSGLGTLSTTSIVDLSGENPEIVRRGVGDVSAFE from the coding sequence ATGCTGCATTTACGTGTACACCCGGATAATCCGCAACCTCGTTTAATCAGCCAGGCGGTCGAGCGTATCCGTGCCGGGGATGTGATTGTTTATCCTACCGATGCGGCCTATGCAATTGGCTGCCAGATCGGAAATAAAAATGCCATGGAACGGATTGCACAGATTCGTGGACTTGGCCCCAAGCATCAATATGCCATTCTCTGCTGTGACCTGTCCGATATTGCGACCTATGCCAAAGTCGACAATGCCATGTATCGTTTGTTGAAGAACAATACACCGGCCGTCACTACCTTTATTTTACCAGCCACCAGTGAGGTTCCACGCCGCCTGATGCATCCAAAGAAGAAAACGATTGGGCTGCGTATTCCCAGCAATCAGGTCTGCCAGATGCTCCTTAAAGAGCTGGGGGAGCCTTTGCTGACCTCCACCCTTATTCTTCCCGGTCAAGATGATCCTCTGGATGATCCTTTTGATATTGAAACCCAGCTCGGCAAGCGTATTGATGTATTTGTAGATAGTGGTCTGGGAACCTTAAGTACCACCTCAATTGTAGATCTTTCGGGGGAAAATCCGGAAATTGTGCGTCGCGGCGTAGGTGATGTAAGTGCTTTTGAGTAA
- a CDS encoding elongation factor P hydroxylase gives MHLLQPQTEVNISSLVSTLSTPDSDNSLKQVQLSLWANLSSEAEQVDWLILHFNHWFSHLNVSLVRGDFEPEYFPASSDGPARIQFAHGFFNSALHEISHWTIAGDERRKLPDLGYWYAPDGRTQEQQALFEQVEIKPQAIEWMFATAFGRKFRVSLDNLTGEGGDGTSFKDNVHAQVQRYFNGDARLPRDANRFIEYICACTRNGESLQAHEFLREMLD, from the coding sequence ATGCATCTGTTGCAGCCGCAAACAGAAGTGAATATTTCATCACTCGTTAGCACACTTTCAACGCCTGATTCTGATAACTCACTCAAGCAAGTGCAACTCTCACTCTGGGCGAATTTATCCTCAGAAGCAGAACAGGTTGATTGGCTCATCTTACACTTTAATCACTGGTTTTCCCACTTAAATGTCAGCTTAGTTCGTGGTGATTTTGAACCAGAATATTTCCCGGCCAGCTCGGACGGTCCGGCAAGAATCCAGTTTGCTCATGGCTTTTTCAACAGCGCCCTGCATGAGATCAGTCACTGGACCATTGCTGGCGATGAGCGCCGCAAACTGCCAGACTTGGGCTATTGGTATGCGCCAGATGGCCGGACCCAGGAGCAGCAGGCCTTATTTGAACAGGTGGAAATCAAGCCGCAAGCAATTGAGTGGATGTTTGCCACCGCCTTTGGGCGTAAATTCCGGGTTTCTTTAGATAATCTGACTGGTGAAGGCGGGGATGGAACCAGCTTTAAAGACAATGTTCATGCCCAGGTGCAGCGCTATTTTAATGGCGACGCCAGACTGCCACGCGATGCCAATCGCTTCATTGAGTATATTTGCGCCTGTACGCGGAATGGCGAAAGTTTACAAGCTCATGAGTTTTTACGTGAAATGCTTGATTAG